The following nucleotide sequence is from Zingiber officinale cultivar Zhangliang chromosome 10A, Zo_v1.1, whole genome shotgun sequence.
cagggatcaaatacaaaacaagacctaaccaacttgattgatcatatcaaaataaccacgggatcTAACACTTGCTCTCaatgaaaatataaaaagaatGGAATCACAATGGACATCCAATTCCATCTTGAATACAACTAGTAAATGAGAAAGGATAACATATTTAAGAAAGATAATTGTCGAAACAAACACAATTAGAACCATTTGACCAGGAGATAAAAATCTGCAGTGATCCAAATAATGAATCAGATGGCGGCTGATTGAAGCCAATTTTAAAATTAACAGTTTGGTGTTCTACATATTTGGGTGAGGAATTTATTAATCATTTATTCCTACTGTCCATATTTTAAGATATATCATCTCAGTAAAAATTCTCTCTGGCATCTCTTTCACATCTACATAACAATTAGGAAATAATTTGGAAAATTCACAGGTTTCTGAGACTGATCTCCATTGCACCAGGCCAATTTGACTACTAAGCAGTTTATAGAAAATTCTGTCCAAATGGAAACAATAAGGGAAAATTATCTATACTAAAAGCAAATTTTCTATACTAAAAGAACTAGAAATTTAGTTGAGCAACAGACACAGCAGTTCAACAAAATATATCAGAATCACTTCAGACTACACaatcaaaaaaaaatatgaataacatATACAGAGTTAGAAATCAAATCTAGTTCTATTTGAAAGATTTGAAGCTAGGAATCCTACCTTCTAAGAACAAGAAACGCCTTCCATAAAGCTTGTTATCAATGAGAAAAGCTTGTGAAAAATTTCATGCCCCACATGTACATAAAACGGTGCCTCAGGCATCTTGGGAAATGATCACACACCAAGCTCTGGGGAATACAAAATTCAACTTTCATCAATCAAGAACATGACTATTTACTGCACCTTCAATTGCTGGAATAATTTGCACAGAGCCCAATCCTCCATTTTCTAAGATAATCCCTTCTACAACTAAATCAGGGTATAATAAAATGCAATTTTAGAAAACTTGGCATTGTAATGTCTACATGAACAATTTTAAGAATAACAAACACATACAAAAACTACAAGATTAGTTCAACATCCTTGTTCGCTTTTGCAGTTTCAATTATCCAACCATCATTCAGCTACAGCACACGAGATCTCAAGAAGTTTAGGGAATTTATCTTTGTAAGGAAGAATATACTTCTCCAGAAATTTTGGGTCTGGCATTGTGAAAAACATATGTTGCTTGTCGTTTGAAGTCCACAACCCTTCTGATTTTAATATCTTCATGACCTGAAACCTAGGAATCGTCCTCTTTTTCAAACTGAATATTAAAAGCCTCGACCGTTTAGCAATGCCTGATGGGGTGAACCCAATGTCCTTGATCAAAAATTCCATCTTTAACCGTAAGATATCTGTGGAAAGATTTAAGAAGCCTGGTTGTTTTTCGATCGCAGTACAGAACTCCAAGTTCGACCACCCAAAGCTGCTCATGAGCTTGGAGTGAGCGTCAACTTTTTCCCTGCTGGTCCTAAACAGAATGTCAAGGATCCAGAGGAAAATTCGAGATCTCCTAGTAAATCCCATTCCCTCCGCTCTATCTACCAAAGCCCGTAATGAGTTTGGGTTTTGTACAATGAAAGTTGGATGTTTTTTGAGGACAAGTGATGCCCTTTCGAGAGGAATATCACACTCATCCCGTAAGAAGTTCAGGTTAGGACGTACCACCTTCTCACACTTGCTGTTCACAAACCAACACCGCTTCCTAAGATTCTTGAGCAGCAGCTCCCTTGATCCAAAGAGATTTTCCCATATATTCAATCTGGGGAGAAGAATACGCTGGACGTTGAGGGTCATGATAGAGGGgtttttcatgatgaaagcaaCGAGGTCGGATTCTGAAAACCCCAGGTCACGTAAAAATTGAAACTTCGGGGTGAGGTTTGATTCCACATTCCAGCAGAGGAATGACGGTCTGATGGATATTATCTTCCTGAGATTAGCACCATCAATGCCTTGAGATCTGAAGAAGGAAAGAACAGCGTCGGGATTCTCGGTCGATCGGAGATGCGCGAGGCGCTTGGAGGCCTTCGACGCCTCCTCCACGGAGAATCCGCACGAGTTCACGAGGTACTCGACCATGAAGTGAGAATCACGAGAAGAGGTGCTGCCGCCTGACAGGGGGGAGGAAGTGGAGGTGGCGAAGAAAATGCGGTGGAATTGGGGCAAGGTAAGAAGAGCATGGCGGCGGATGGTCGAGTGGAGCATCGTCGTCAAAGGCAGTAGAAGTTAGCTGGTTAGGGTACGACTGAACATTTCAAAACCCTAGCTCAAACCATCTTCAACAACTTGTTattagtattttttatttttattttgttaaattcaattttcacgGTAAAATAAGAAAAggctaaaaaaaacaaaaaatcattCTTCTTTACAGAAAATATTTTCTTTCCCACCTCCAAAATTAcatcataatttaattttttaaatacatttCATTGGTATAATTGCGATTTGCGACCATCATTCTCACCGTTTGCCAAACAACTTTTTAGATTGcactattaaaattttaaaatttaaaaggtctgttatgaaatttttaaaaaaaaatcttgagtATAATGCTAAGTTTTTAAAGTTTTCACCCAGATCTATTAATACGCACTAAAAAAATGATACATATTGAGAAAGAAATACTAGAGATAAACACATACGTGATGTTCCACAAGCAACATGTTTGTATATATCGTTACTTATTTATTTACTTGTGTATCTGATTCTGATTCTACGTATTTGTTTGGTGCTAGATATAGATCTTAGGATTTGGTAGAATAACAAATGTTCGTTCTTACAGTTTAATAGAAGTAGCTAATCAGATTGAAGTTAAAAAGACATAATAATTCCTTTTAGAAATGCTAAACATTCTTTCCAATCTACCAAAATATTGATGTACAGAAACCataagaaagaaaatagaaaataccaAGCAGTTGAAATTAACCAAACAAATAGAATTTAATAGATAAAGCTCAATGAACTAAACACTACGTCAGTATCAATCAGAGGTTTAGACTTACATTGTTATGCAGCTAACTAACTTTGAATCCAACGCCATTGTTACGTTGTTCTTTTGACAAAACTTCGGATGTCCTGTTATGAATACCGGACAAAAGATTGCATTTAGTCTAAAACAACTCTATGGATTGACAAAGATCAAGAACTTGACAGCTTACAAGCTCTGTTGTCATAAAAATCCTTAGAAGCAATCACCTTCCAAAGTTCAAGTTCATCCTTTGTTCGGGAATAGAGAGTTTCATTCATAGAATCACCAAATTTGAGCATGTATATATTTTAGTCAGACTCCAATATCAGAATATTACAATTGgtacttttttaaaaacatggAGTGCCCTGCTAAAGCCAGCAAGTAATGACCCATCATTATTCACTATAAAATTTGTCGTTCAACATACAAAAAGCTCCAACAATAGCAAGTAACTTCCTGATATAAGTTAAGCCATGAGTCATATTTGCAAACTCTGCAAAGGCATAAAAATAAGACCCCTAGCACATAGAGGCAACCATTGACTCTAGCAATTGAACAAGCACAACAAGGCATTTGATCGAAGCTACTCCTTTGTCCAACTCAGCTCCTTTGGAACAAACAAGTTTGAGGGTAGAACCCACTGAGCTTTGCATCGTCTGACGCCTAATTGATAACATGTGGCAGAATGGCAACCATTGCCACTTACTCAAACGAGAGTCGAATGCATACCAAGGAAACTTATTTGCTTCAACCTTTGGTATCACATGTAATCATTCTTCAATTACACCAATTCTCTCCTCTGAAGTAGTGCATCACTCATAATTATTATCTTCCAACTCTAGTAAACCATCTTAGCTAAGTAATAAATTCTAGCAATCTTGCAAGAATTTACATTGAGATATCATCTGGAAGATTAGCAATAAACCTTGACTTTGTTAGACAATCTTTGTAAGAGATAGATGGGAATTTGCTCAATTGAAATTACTAATacaatttcagacttatttgcAACATAGTTTGAGCTAATAATCTCAATCTATCAGTCTAGATTCGATCAACTTGCTTCATTAAAAGCGTTGTCGAGTACTCCAGCAGATTTTGTGCTTGAGTCGATCTTGTAGTCGTCCATTGAACTACTGAACGATATTGTCCGAGCCCGAGTGGATTGTCTGTGGCAAGTCTGAGTCTATCGAGCTGTCGAGTCGCACGAAGGTGGTGAGAGCCGAGCCATTCAACCTGCCAAGTGTTGAGCCGCCAAGTGTCAAGCTGACGAGTCACCGAGTCGGCTGAGTGCTAAGTCCATAAAGTATCGACTCTGCCAAGTGGCCCGATTCACCTAAGCCCAAGTGGGGAGCTAAGTATTGAGTCGGGAAAACGATGTTGAGTCAGGAACGGACACATTGAGTGCTCGAGAAGTACTCTTGAGTCCCAATGAGTTGCTGCATGAGCGCTGAGTCGGAAAACTAGAAGTTGAGACCTGTGTCTGACGTAATttccttaaaataaattcatcCCCTTTGACTGTGATTTGAGGTTATGAAAGATGTCTGTTTTTTAAGATACAATGACGAACAACAATCACCACCAAACATTGGTCTGTGGCGGCGAATTAAGTTTGTACCCGAATGCTATCACGGATAGATTGTCGAGTGAAATACATGACAAAGAGGAAGAAATGAGAGGGAACAGTAATGGATGGAGTTTTCTTAAGACATGATAGAGAGGAAGAAATGAGAGGGAACAGTAATGGATGGAGTTTTCTTAAGACATGATAGAGAGGAAGAAACGAGAGGGAACACTAATGGATGGAGTTTTCTTAATACATGACAGAGAGGAAGAAACAAGAGGAAACAATAATGGATAGAGTTTTCTTTCTCTTACGTTTGCTCTCCTGCTCAAGGTCGCAATCTCCTTATATAAGAGTACCACACCTTGACAacatcaaacaatcaaataaatatcATTTACTGTCTTTACCTGTCTCGCTCGAAACACTGACGTTGGCTATCTTTCACTCGAATAGTTACAGACAATGGAGGAGTCAGCTCAAGTGATCTACTCGAGCTGATCCCAAACTATGGACCACGAGCGTTGATGCAGACATCATCACCTTGGACCGACTTCCTCTTTCTCTCATGTTTTTTTTATCCTGCTGTAAATCTGAGCTTGTCTCCTTCTAAACATCATCAAGCCCTTGGGCTACAGCCCGAGTAAGAGTTAATGTGACTCTACCCTTGGTTACAAATATATCATTAATGTAGACTGTTTCAGATCTGACTATTAATGTGTCTGTTACGCACCTAAGCaggtagcaaaaaaaaaaatcgattggTAAGATTTGCCCCAATCAGTTCGATATTCAATGTGATCGTGCTCGCACATGAATCACTTTAATTCAATGTCGCCTTAGAATTACATCTCCTACAGACCCACACGTGAGAGAACTTCTCCTAGACATATTCACAACTTGTATTGGTTGTGATTCAATATAAACCAATCATTTAAGCTTACAACCTCCAATATGGAACTAAAGTCCCTTATACATAGGAGACTTCTTTCATCTACCTCCTTTTTCCACACATTTccaacatgtcatttaaataacaCCAAATTCTCATCCTTTTGTTTGAATTGGCAATGGGATGCACTACATTTCTGTAAAAGGTCATACGCTGGACATCCTACACAACTGATCCCACAACCATTTGTAAAGAGGTATATCAAAAAACCGGGCATACTATGACATTAACTTAATGAAAGATGTACTCCAAAGATTCCCATCAATAGAATAAGAAGTCTGATGCAATAGAATTGTGACAATTACTTGATTCATTGTTAAATAAAAATGTCATCAATATTATTTGACCACAAAATTAGAGTCAATTAGATAGACAAGCAAGATGCCATAAAAAATCAAATGATTCTTGAAAACTAAAACCAACCTATTTTAGGAGAAAAGTTAGCCCATGATTTCAATGGCATTAGCATTTGATGGATAAGGACATAAGGAAGGTCAACAAATTGACTATCCCTTCTCATGAGACTACTCaccattttatttcttttatttgtattttatttaacTATGATAAAAGGTGATAATGTTTATCTTAAATGGTCTAGTATCGTCGGCCTCCTAACTAGATAGGAACAGATAAATCACGAAAGACTTCATCCAATAATAATAGCACATGCAGGGGGTAAGGTAACTCACAAGACTTCCGTAACTGCCAAAAATTGACCCTAATCTTATCTATGATAATACTATGTATGGCATGAACTATCTGCATCTGTTCGTGaaaattatttgtattttatttgagAGAGAGACCATTCTTGCTCTACAAAAGGCTCCTCTTATTACTTGAAGGATATTGGTATTGAATACACAGAGGAAAAGAAAGGATAGTGAAGGCGACAATAACCACCTCACTAGATTTGGTACTAAAGAGTAGAGACCATTACAGATGTGAAGTTTAACTAAGATCAATCAACTCTGAGATCATTTTAGTTTAATAGATCCGGTAAAATCCGTTATCTTGACGGTCCCTCACGACTATCTCACATTATCCGAAGGGAGTAAATCAGGAAACCAAAGTTAGCTATCATATAAGAGGGTGATTCTTCAATTTTTGCCAGAATCCAACCCTTAATTCTATAAATCTATCATGTGATAACCAACTCGGCTATGCCCTTTCTCATTTTAGTTTAATAGACTCCATGATGAGATGTGAGCATTGCTACTGTTAACACTGTAAGTAACTACTCTGATCtcaatgaaaatataaaaaaaaagaatgcAATCACAATTGACATCCATTCAGCCTTCAATACAACAAAAAGCGAAAGAATAACATATAATAGAAGGATAATTGTTGAAACAAACGCATTTAGAACCATTTGAccaggagaaaaaaaaaatctacagaGTGATCCAAATAATGAATCAGATCTGGCAACTGATTGCAGCCAAATTTAAAAGCAACATTTTTGTGTTCTACATATTTAGGCTGAGGGATCAGTAGTCCCTAAATCCACTGAGGTACTTACTAATAATTTATTCCTACTAGTTGATATTGTCAAGATATATCTAGTAAAAAAGTTCACACTCGCATATCTTTAACATCTACAAAACAATTAGGAAATAATTTGGCAAATTCACATCTTGCTGAGACTGATCTCCATTGCCCCCACACCAATTTGACTACTAAGCAGTTTGTAGAAAAAGTTTCTATCCctaaaagaacaagaaatttaTTTGAGCAACAACACAGCAGTACAACAAAATAGATTAGAATCACTTCAGGCCACATAATCAAAAGACAAAAAGAATAACATATACAATGCTAGAAatcaaattttacaattttagcATTTCTACACGttctatttgaaaattttgaatctaGGAATCCTACCTTCTAAGAACAAGAAACACCGCCCATAAAGCTTGTTTTCAATGAGAAAAGCTTGTGAAAACTTTCATGCCCTACATTTATAGAAGATGGTGCCTCAGTCATCTTGGCAAACACATACCATAGCATACACCCAGCTCAAGGAAAAACAAAATTCAACtttttatcaataaaaaatatGACTATTTAATACTCCTTCAGTTGCTAGAATAATTTTCAGAGTGCAATCCACAATTTTCTAAGATAAACTGTTCTACAACTCAATCAGGATATAAAatgcaatttaaaaaaaaacttggcaTTTTAATTCTAGTtgaacaattttaaaaaataacatacaCATACGAAAACTACAAGATTGGTTCAACATCATTGTTATCTTTTGCAATTTCAATTATCCAACCATCATTCAGCTACAGCGCACGAGATCTCAAGAAGTTTAGGGGATTTATCTTTGTAAGGAATAATATACTTCTTCAGAAATTTTGGGCCTGGCATTGTGAAAAAATTAAGTTGCTTGTCCTTTGAAGTCCACAATCCTTCTGATTTTAATAACTTCATAACCTGAAACCGAGGAATCATCCTCTTCTTCAAACTGTATACTAAAAACCTTGGCCGTTTAGCAATGCCAGATGGGGTGAACCCAATGTCCTTGATCAAAAATTCCATCTTTATACGTAAGATATCTGTGGAAATATTTAAGAAGCCTGGTTGCCGTTCGATTGCATTACAGAACTCCGAGTTCGACCACCCAAAGCTGCTCATGAGCTTGGAGTGAGAGACCACTTTTTCTCTGCTGGTCCTAAACAAAATGTCAAGGATCCAGAGGAAAATTCGAGATCTCCTAGTAAATCCCATTCCTTCCGCTCTATCTACCAAAGCCCGTAATGAGTTTGGGTTTTGTACAATGAAAATTGGATGTTTTTTGAGGACAAGTGATGCCCTTTCGAGAGGAATATCACACTCATCCCGTAAGAAGTTCAGGTTAGGACGTACCACATTTTCACACCTGTTGTTCAAAAACCAACACCGCTTCCTAATATGCTTGAGGAGCAGCTCCCTTGATCCAAAGAGGTTTTCCCATGCATTCAATCTGGGGAGAAGAGTATGCTGGATGTTGAAGGACATGATGGAGGGGTTCTTCACGATGACATGAACGAGGTCGGATTCTGACAACCCCAGGTCGCGAAAAAATTGAAACTTCGGGGTGAAGTTTGATTCCACATTCCCGCAGAGGAGTGCTGGTTTACATGATATCATCTTCCTGAGATTAGCGCCATCAATGCCCTGAGATCTGAAAAAAGCAAGAACAGCGTCGGGATTCTCGGTCGATCGGAGATGCGCGAGGGGCTTGGAGGCTTTCGACGCTTCCTCCATGGAGAATCCGCACGAGTTCACGAGGTACTGGACCATGAAGTGAGGATCGCGAGAAGAGGTGCCACCGCCTGACAGGGGGGAGGAAGTGGAGGTGGCGAAGAAAATGCGGTGGAGTTGGGGCAAGGGAAGAAGTGCATGGCGGCGGATGGTCGAGTGGAGCATTGTCGTCAACGGCAGTAGAAGTTAGTTTGTTAGGGTACGACAGAACATATAAAAACCCTAACTCAAACCATCGTCAAGAAACTTATTATtagcatttttttttgttaatttcaATATTCACGGTAAAATAAGAATagataaaaaattgaaaacatcAAAATAATCATTTTTTTCTCGGAAATATTCTTTCCCGCCTCCAGAATTAcatcataattaaaaattttaatagatttcAATGGTATATAATTGCCGGGGCAGGGATCCTCTGCTCCAGAATTACTGGATCAGTCCTGATCCTTTGCTCATGCATTGACTAGATGAATTGGATACAGGTGGGATCCAGTTCATCTAGTCAATGCATGAGCAGGGCCTCCTCTAGTCCAAAAAATTTTAGACCAGAGGATCTAGCCTCTAATTGCTAAACAATAGGAACACCATATCAAATTTTCAGATACAAATACGGTCAATAAGTTAAACCATCGAATCAAATGAAGGTTAAAGTAAGAGTGTCACGAGTCTAAGAAAGGTTAATTTAAACACCCTGATTCTAATATGGCTCTTGAAAACTAAGCAGAGAAATGAGATAAATCCCTAGGAGTATAGAGCGTGGCCCCCCAAAATCGAGCGGCTACCTGATATTAGCGGAAATTATGAAGCCCAACTTGAATAGCTAAGTGTCTTAAGTTTTTTAATAAGCACATGAAATGGTTCCTTCTACAATACCAATCGGATGGTTCCGATCGGACAATTAAGGGGCATAGCTTTCTAAAGTTGATATGATGTGGCGCGAAATAAATTCCCTAAGCCTTCAAGTAACTAAGACCTATCAAGTAGTTGAGTTGTCAAACATCGCTCTAAGTATGCTAAAAGTCCTATCTCCTTATGAAGACCTCGAACGTTTAGCCTCCCGAAGCCAATCGAATATGGTAGTACACCAAGTCCGATCAGACTCCAACAAGGCTGACTCCACCGAAGGAACATCACTGAGGGTCATTAAGGCCTCAAACCCCTTGGAGGCTCATCCAGGTTTAAATTTCTCATTTATAGGCTCACAAGGTCTTCTCTTAAGCAACACGTCTTCACTACTAAAAAATATCAACTAAAGGTTTGTTAATCTGTTTGGTCCATCAGCCCATTGTCTCATGTAATGCAATGCAGAAGTTTGTCAGAAAATCCCTGAAATGTATCTTTAAAACGCATACTAGATACATCCCTACTATGAGATTACCAAGTACCGTTTAGGCAAGGGGTAAgacatattacattatgggttacATTGTCACAATGAGATGCCTCCTTACATGGGTCAAGGACAAAGGTGTTATATAAGGGGTCTCTTTTCCATGCAAGGTAAACTCTCTAACGTTTTCACTATTCATCATCACTATTTTCATAGTTACTTAGATTAATCTCaaactaacttgagtgtcggagtgaTTGCGCCAGTGATCCATCCCTGACCTGTCTACTAACACTTCCTTCTCCCTTTATCTTCTGTGACGTGGCAGGCTAGCTTGAAACTTTAAAATCCCCCAATTCAAGCCTACGGTTAGCGTACAAACCACCTCATCAATTGTACATCTTCATCGTGTTGGTGTCatttgtactaacggtctaacttaggttttgatgaatgacaaatgagttaagttaggtgttgtcaTGATCTAATGCATTTACTAAGTGTACAAATTCTGGAATGTTCAATTCCCGATTGGTTGTCGGAATGTTTGATTCCCGATTGGAAGAAAGTCcaatcgggatgttcgattctcgaTTGGCAATCGGGATGTCCGATTCTCGATGGGCGAAGTATGGATGTGCGATTTCGACAGGTTGGGATGTGTGATTCCCGACTGGAGAAGACCGGACGTGCGATTCTGGTAGTTagggatgtttgattcccgaaGTCCAGATGTGCAATTTCAGAAAGTAACTCTACACccagtaagtagaggtaagtcactggaggagagtgactaagtgaggacgcatcctTATTCTAAGGGACAGTAAACATTGgtctaatttaggtccatttcagaaacctaaattgagatcctgactagatcctggtttTAATAAGAcaggatctaactcataaatatatataaattgtcCATGCATATATTCTAACTCTATGTTGTAGAGACAAACGTAGATCTTCAAATTCTTCACGCATAACAACTGACAGAGCTTGCTTCCGAGCTCGAAGTCAAAAGATATGACCTCCAGAAGATTAATGTGTTGAACTAGCTTGATAGAATCGCCTCGGATCAACCAGATTCGAACAGTAAAGGATAAGGCCAAATTCTCTTCTtctgatccgaatttttgggatctgatgataagctctggagatcccaccaaaggg
It contains:
- the LOC122026927 gene encoding uncharacterized protein LOC122026927, translated to MLHSTIRRHALLTLPQFHRIFFATSTSSPLSGGSTSSRDSHFMVEYLVNSCGFSVEEASKASKRLAHLRSTENPDAVLSFFRSQGIDGANLRKIISIRPSFLCWNVESNLTPKFQFLRDLGFSESDLVAFIMKNPSIMTLNVQRILLPRLNIWENLFGSRELLLKNLRKRCWFVNSKCEKVVRPNLNFLRDECDIPLERASLVLKKHPTFIVQNPNSLRALVDRAEGMGFTRRSRIFLWILDILFRTSREKVDAHSKLMSSFGWSNLEFCTAIEKQPGFLNLSTDILRLKMEFLIKDIGFTPSGIAKRSRLLIFSLKKRTIPRFQVMKILKSEGLWTSNDKQHMFFTMPDPKFLEKAWCVIISQDA
- the LOC122028270 gene encoding uncharacterized protein LOC122028270, translating into MLHSTIRRHALLPLPQLHRIFFATSTSSPLSGGGTSSRDPHFMVQYLVNSCGFSMEEASKASKPLAHLRSTENPDAVLAFFRSQGIDGANLRKMISCKPALLCGNVESNFTPKFQFFRDLGLSESDLVHVIVKNPSIMSFNIQHTLLPRLNAWENLFGSRELLLKHIRKRCWFLNNRCENVG